One segment of Fusarium oxysporum f. sp. lycopersici 4287 chromosome 7, whole genome shotgun sequence DNA contains the following:
- a CDS encoding 4-hydroxybenzoate hexaprenyltransferase — translation MFLAAGCLYVANIMWTVLYDMVYAHMDINDDAGVGIKSIALKHKANTKYILAGLAASMVGLLAGAGVATGAGITFYAISCGGAALTLGAMIKRVRLKDPGNIWWWFCNNCWMTGGVISLGLAIDYSLNYIEDQSEERLN, via the coding sequence ATGTTTCTAGCTGCTGGATGCCTATACGTCGCTAACATCATGTGGACGGTTCTCTATGATATGGTTTACGCCCACATGGATATCAACGATGATGCGGGAGTTGGTATAAAAAGTATTGCCTTAAAACACAAGGCGAATACGAAGTATATTCTGGCAGGACTAGCGGCCAGCATGGTGGGACTGTTAGCTGGGGCTGGGGTTGCTACCGGAGCTGGCATCACATTCTACGCCATTAGCTGTGGGGGAGCAGCATTGACGCTCGGTGCTATGATCAAACGCGTCAGACTCAAGGATCCAGGGAACATATGGTGGTGGTTTTGCAACAACTGTTGGATGACCGGCGGTGTCATCAGTCTTGGGCTTGCTATTGATTATAGTTTGAACTATATTGAGGACCAAAGCGAAGAACGTCTTAATTGA